TTAGTTTCTCGGATGGGCGATAATATGTTAACTCTTTATAGTCTACTATTCCACTGGTTTTATTCGGTGTTTTTTCGTTCATTCCTCCTTTTTTATATTATTTATATTCGGTTTGACATGGTTTGTTGAACGCTCTCTTTAAAAATAGCTTCTTCAAACAGAATGTAAAATATAATTTACATCCCTCTTTCACAACTGCTTTCTCTTTTTGTTTCTAACATATTTTGCCAGATATTTTTTGTATTTACTTTATTGTTTCCTTGAGCTATATAATCCACCCTTTCCTCGGTATCTTGAGATATATCCTGTATTATTTCAGAGGATTGATACTTTTCTGATCTTATAAAATATCCTTTCTTAACAGCATCGCAAACAGCTAATCCTCCTAATAAGCAATTCTTTCCTATTTCTTCCTGATTTCTAACTAATTGCTCAAATTTTTCTCGATCACATACCTTTACTTCAATCACATCCTCATTTTGCATACTATGACATAACTTAACTTTTAATTCTCCTATGCTAGTACGAAAAGTGAGCATAATGTTACTATTGTCTGAAAGGTTTGTATAATTTCTTACTTTGTCCTTTATCTCAATTTCTACTTTACTACTGCCTATTTTAATCACATTGCCACCAAGTACTATGTTTCCTTGATTTAACCTTAAATCCCTTGTTCCATCTATAATTTTAGCAGTATCTATTATACTGTTTGGTAAATATTCTAAGTAAAAAGTAGTATTGTCTATCTCTACGCGACTGACTTCACCTTCATATGTTGCTTTTGTTGCAACGTCATGCAAATCTCTAGTAAGGTTGAAAAATTCAGAATTAGCCTTTAGCATTTTAACCTTGTGATTTTTTAATAATACTTCTAATTCTTCATTCATTTTCTGATACTTACTAATATCAGCTCCTTTTGATATCAGCTTACAAATTATATCACTTGCAATTTCAGGGTTCTCCTTTACTCCATTTAATTGTTCAATTTCTGCCATAACTAGATTGACAAAACCGTGTTTTATTTTTATTCCCAACTCTAACGCTTCATTTACAGCTTTATTTAGTCCAATAATATCTTTAGCTATTCCATCTGAGAACTTATCTGATTTGTTGTCAGGTATTTCTTCTATATCTTTTTGTTCAGAAAATTCTACAATATCTATATTAGTGCTTTCTTCTAGCTCTTGATCAAATTCCTGTACAAAATCGGGATAAAGATCAGGTATCTCTTCCACATAAGATCCTAATTTATCATAAAAACTATCATCAAGCGGAGCACTAGGAGCATATTCATCCACTGGAGCAGTTGATGATTGGTTGTTTTCTCTGCTTTTTAAGGCACTTTCTATTATATCTCTAATTCTTCTATCTTCATTTACCATTTGCATAAGGTTTGGTAACCCTTGAGTCCCACCAGTCAGTACCTCTTTTGTTTTTGCAATCATTTTATTAATGAGACCCTTTGGTCTGAAATATTCAACACTAGAAAATACTGCTAACCTTTCTATGATTTTATATGCTCTTTCTCTTTCCTCTTCTTCACAATTCTTATCACATGCTTTTCTAATCGCTATATGTATAGGTGTCCAGCCCTTATCATTACCAATACTTGGCTTTGCTCCTTGCAACAATAACCTTTTCACAGCATCTTTGTGACTATTGCTAGTGGCTATTGACATGGGTGTTGCTTTTTTGTAATTAGCATCATTTTCAACATATATAACACTGCTTTCATCAGCACTGCCATCTTGCATGTTGATAAACTTTTCTTCTCCAGACCCAACTTCCGATTCTGTAAAATTTCCACA
This sequence is a window from Candidatus Mesenet endosymbiont of Phosphuga atrata. Protein-coding genes within it:
- a CDS encoding ankyrin repeat domain-containing protein → MAAEESSLSREDIPEDLWEEQIAKWSSEELKLTKNQRKLNSEFLNKLKNLRLYLGVYDFNTDFEYDRPGTVELKKFLEAYKNDRDLKVVFDLKRGESKITVLHEVVNFNIDVLDLLLKAGANPNVQDKYGKTPLHYVADNSGSHECDESISCLLEQGARVDIQDNYGNTPLHYAADRGYVEGTELLVEKNQGINITNKDQNTALHLALSNKDVRVAESILDQGKNVNVNIENQNGWVPLSLAAFSNSTEVIHRILARGANIKYTDSKGNSALHYAACNDYTGDNLKTTKCDLLSPDNDPLNSNSNDYSEDTAVKNVNELIAAGMDVNIRNKNGNTPLFFAVEDMKPEVVKQLIWQGANIEAEDGYGYTALHYAVKIRSLRMLKTLLPHQVDSDGIESDEEIDGEKARVLLSSAVDKKGNTLLHHAVKLGCSREMLNFLVGNGIDINAKNKNGIAPIHIAAKYGHEHLMDFFIENKADINVQCGNFTESEVGSGEEKFINMQDGSADESSVIYVENDANYKKATPMSIATSNSHKDAVKRLLLQGAKPSIGNDKGWTPIHIAIRKACDKNCEEEERERAYKIIERLAVFSSVEYFRPKGLINKMIAKTKEVLTGGTQGLPNLMQMVNEDRRIRDIIESALKSRENNQSSTAPVDEYAPSAPLDDSFYDKLGSYVEEIPDLYPDFVQEFDQELEESTNIDIVEFSEQKDIEEIPDNKSDKFSDGIAKDIIGLNKAVNEALELGIKIKHGFVNLVMAEIEQLNGVKENPEIASDIICKLISKGADISKYQKMNEELEVLLKNHKVKMLKANSEFFNLTRDLHDVATKATYEGEVSRVEIDNTTFYLEYLPNSIIDTAKIIDGTRDLRLNQGNIVLGGNVIKIGSSKVEIEIKDKVRNYTNLSDNSNIMLTFRTSIGELKVKLCHSMQNEDVIEVKVCDREKFEQLVRNQEEIGKNCLLGGLAVCDAVKKGYFIRSEKYQSSEIIQDISQDTEERVDYIAQGNNKVNTKNIWQNMLETKRESSCERGM